One window of Pseudobacteriovorax antillogorgiicola genomic DNA carries:
- the pruA gene encoding L-glutamate gamma-semialdehyde dehydrogenase, whose product MSNARSITPKPSNEPVLAYSPGTSEREAVIQELKRQKSEITQIPMVIDGDKIFTDTKDKVVCPHDHQQVIAEVSQGTADHAKSAIDAALKARKEWAALPWEARAAVFLKAADLLATKYRAEMNAATMLGQSKTVHQAEIDAACELIDFFRFNVHYAEQIYSEQPGSAFGMWNRSEIRGLEGFVYAITPFNFTSIAVNLPAAPALMGCAVIWKPAPTSMHGAYLGLRILEEAGLPKGVINMISGDPQELSSVLLPHPELSGIHFTGSTATFNHLWQEVGKNINNYRYYPRIVGETGGKDFVFAHSSADAQELCTALVRGAFEFQGQKCSAASRAYVPKSLWSKLKPALVETVKSIKMGDVEDFHNFMSAVIDKRSFDKIASYIDHAKQAKDAEIVVGGEYDDSKGYFIRPTIIEASNPHYKSMVEEIFGPVLTIYVYEDEAFEETLAICDSSTKYALTGAIFAKDRHVIDHMAKTLVHAAGNFYINDKPTGAVVGQQPFGGGRASGTNDKAGSMLNLLRWASFRTVKENFLSITDYRYPFMGQ is encoded by the coding sequence ATGTCAAACGCAAGATCAATCACTCCCAAACCAAGCAATGAGCCGGTTTTAGCCTACAGCCCAGGCACTTCTGAGCGAGAGGCAGTGATCCAAGAACTGAAACGCCAAAAATCTGAAATCACCCAGATTCCGATGGTCATCGATGGTGACAAAATATTTACAGACACAAAAGATAAGGTGGTTTGCCCTCACGATCACCAGCAGGTGATCGCAGAGGTAAGCCAAGGAACCGCAGATCATGCTAAGTCTGCAATCGACGCAGCTCTGAAAGCTCGCAAGGAATGGGCCGCACTTCCCTGGGAAGCACGAGCAGCTGTCTTCTTAAAAGCTGCGGACCTTCTCGCAACCAAGTATCGAGCTGAGATGAATGCAGCGACGATGCTGGGCCAGTCGAAAACTGTTCACCAGGCGGAAATCGATGCTGCCTGTGAGCTGATCGACTTCTTCAGATTTAATGTTCATTACGCCGAGCAGATATATAGCGAACAACCTGGCTCTGCCTTTGGTATGTGGAATCGAAGCGAAATCCGAGGCCTTGAAGGCTTTGTCTACGCCATCACGCCGTTCAACTTTACGTCCATTGCGGTCAACCTGCCAGCAGCACCAGCCTTGATGGGATGTGCTGTGATCTGGAAGCCCGCCCCCACCAGCATGCACGGTGCTTATCTGGGGCTGCGCATTTTGGAAGAAGCGGGACTCCCCAAGGGTGTGATCAATATGATCTCTGGCGACCCGCAGGAGCTTAGCTCTGTGCTCTTGCCTCACCCTGAATTGTCGGGCATCCATTTTACCGGCTCCACTGCCACATTCAATCACCTCTGGCAAGAGGTTGGCAAGAACATCAACAACTACCGCTATTATCCCAGGATCGTCGGGGAGACTGGTGGCAAAGACTTTGTTTTTGCCCATAGTAGTGCCGATGCTCAGGAGCTTTGCACCGCTCTTGTTCGAGGAGCTTTCGAATTTCAAGGTCAAAAGTGTTCTGCAGCATCACGAGCCTATGTTCCCAAAAGCTTATGGTCGAAGCTTAAGCCTGCCCTTGTAGAAACTGTAAAATCAATAAAAATGGGCGATGTGGAAGATTTCCACAACTTCATGAGTGCCGTGATAGATAAGCGATCCTTCGACAAGATCGCCTCTTATATCGATCATGCGAAGCAGGCAAAGGACGCGGAAATTGTAGTGGGCGGTGAGTATGATGATTCTAAAGGGTATTTCATAAGACCAACGATTATCGAAGCATCCAACCCTCATTACAAATCAATGGTTGAAGAAATCTTTGGCCCCGTCCTCACAATCTACGTCTACGAAGATGAGGCATTTGAAGAAACTTTAGCCATCTGTGATAGCAGCACCAAGTATGCTCTAACAGGCGCTATCTTTGCAAAAGATCGTCATGTCATCGATCACATGGCTAAGACTCTTGTACATGCAGCTGGTAACTTTTATATTAATGATAAGCCCACCGGCGCGGTGGTGGGTCAGCAGCCTTTCGGCGGTGGTCGTGCTTCTGGCACCAATGACAAGGCGGGAAGTATGCTGAACCTTTTGCGCTGGGCTTCGTTCCGCACGGTTAAGGAAAACTTCCTTTCTATCACCGACTACCGCTACCCCTTCATGGGCCAATAG
- a CDS encoding HPF/RaiA family ribosome-associated protein, whose amino-acid sequence MVLKTAFLHMDRTEAIEDFAQKKLGAKIDRLTQGPTGGNLTFLVNKEDQIVKLRLKDKKGDEIALHAAAQDMYVAINKLANQLDKYLRRRKDKRLKGRFKDKYRELEFFEEQEEAALETA is encoded by the coding sequence ATGGTACTCAAAACTGCCTTTCTTCACATGGACCGAACTGAAGCCATTGAGGACTTTGCACAGAAGAAGCTAGGAGCCAAGATCGATCGACTCACCCAAGGACCTACCGGTGGTAATCTCACCTTCCTGGTCAACAAAGAGGACCAGATTGTTAAGCTCCGGTTGAAAGACAAGAAAGGAGATGAAATTGCCCTTCATGCAGCTGCACAAGACATGTATGTGGCCATCAACAAACTTGCGAATCAACTGGATAAATACCTGAGGCGTCGCAAGGATAAACGCTTGAAAGGTAGATTCAAAGACAAGTACCGAGAATTGGAGTTCTTCGAAGAACAAGAAGAAGCTGCTCTTGAAACTGCTTAA
- a CDS encoding acetyl-CoA hydrolase/transferase family protein has translation MKQVDIASLKSLIAESNRIVTGMAAAEPQQFYSFLSEHSELIGDGKTLYCANPSRAYGCFQDEGFDQLQVVVMFLTSAVRKLSGKRVQYFPHHLSQWAGHLTKRGIDLFWGSCSLPDDRGFVSLGPSCCYESEVIARAKHVVLEVNPHIPMTYGSTTVRLEDVDYLVESHQELPEVQRASITETDEKIARHIAALIPDGATLQLGIGSIPNAIGKALADKQDLGIHTEMINDTMMDLYCDGVVTGRKKTRWPGKLVGSFAYGSRKLYDFIDKNPLVELHPASVVNDPYRLGKNHKMMSINTAVEIDITGQVCSESVGHRELSGVGGASETHIGAQRSPEGRGIIAMHARAKNGQSKIVFELQPGAKVSISRNDIDTVVTEFGVAQLKGMTVRERALALIDLAHPDVRAELLESCRKAGYI, from the coding sequence ATGAAACAAGTTGACATTGCGTCCCTTAAGTCACTAATTGCCGAAAGTAATCGGATCGTCACAGGGATGGCTGCTGCTGAACCGCAACAGTTTTACAGCTTCCTATCGGAGCATTCCGAACTTATTGGCGATGGTAAAACTCTCTATTGTGCCAACCCGAGTCGGGCCTACGGTTGTTTTCAAGATGAAGGCTTCGATCAACTTCAGGTAGTTGTCATGTTTTTAACCTCTGCCGTACGGAAGTTGTCCGGCAAGCGTGTGCAGTACTTCCCTCATCACCTCTCTCAGTGGGCAGGACATCTCACCAAGCGCGGTATTGATCTTTTCTGGGGCAGCTGTAGTTTGCCTGATGATCGAGGCTTTGTCAGTCTAGGGCCATCTTGTTGTTATGAGTCCGAAGTGATAGCAAGAGCCAAGCATGTGGTACTTGAAGTGAACCCTCATATTCCCATGACCTATGGCAGCACAACCGTTCGTCTAGAGGATGTCGACTATCTGGTCGAGTCTCATCAGGAGCTACCAGAAGTTCAGAGAGCGTCCATCACTGAGACCGACGAGAAAATTGCCCGGCATATTGCGGCCCTCATTCCTGATGGAGCTACCCTTCAGCTTGGCATTGGTTCGATTCCTAACGCGATTGGCAAGGCCCTGGCAGACAAGCAAGATCTTGGCATTCATACTGAAATGATCAACGACACCATGATGGATCTCTATTGTGATGGGGTTGTGACGGGCCGCAAAAAAACTCGCTGGCCAGGTAAGCTGGTCGGGAGCTTTGCCTACGGTAGTCGGAAACTCTATGACTTTATCGATAAAAATCCTCTTGTCGAGCTACATCCGGCATCTGTCGTTAACGACCCTTATAGGCTTGGCAAGAATCATAAGATGATGTCGATAAACACGGCTGTTGAAATTGATATTACGGGGCAGGTCTGCTCAGAGTCTGTCGGGCATCGTGAGCTAAGTGGTGTTGGTGGAGCTAGTGAAACCCATATCGGAGCACAACGATCGCCAGAAGGTAGAGGCATCATTGCTATGCATGCGCGAGCCAAGAATGGTCAGTCAAAGATCGTTTTCGAACTTCAACCAGGTGCCAAAGTCAGCATCTCCCGCAACGACATCGATACTGTGGTCACAGAATTTGGGGTTGCTCAGCTAAAAGGTATGACGGTTCGGGAGCGAGCCCTAGCCTTGATCGACTTAGCTCATCCCGATGTGCGAGCTGAGCTGCTTGAATCATGTCGTAAAGCAGGTTATATATGA
- the cls gene encoding cardiolipin synthase, giving the protein MIDIFQPVDAVIYSVLIGCVYALAIRNVWAIVSSEMNPSAAATWILINISFPFLGVPLYFFLGQSKLRLYSKRRRKRLKGRNHDYPPLTSYNKIHLLTSGQGTFDEIFAEIENAKDYILIQYYIFRTDRLGLKFIDLLIKKAQQGVKVFFLYDNLGSLGLTGTHTRNMKQNGIYVARFLPLRIRFNFQINFRNHRKIIVIDGHKAFMGGMNVGVEYLGIEKHWRDTQLKIEGPGCAQFSQTFADDWSFAASPKYREPLDTALDHRSEHIPQGPCATKVYSFGPGDDLDYGLYLFMNLIQNAKESIYIATPYLIPDLVLERCLELAIIKDIKVVIIVPERTDSIVVQIINNHYVRRLCHRGAQIYLYQAGFMHQKVVLVDQEKALVGSSNFDNRSIYLNFETSVLVENESFSLEVYEMLMNDISRSEQLEVNKIRFVERHLGNILRIASPLF; this is encoded by the coding sequence ATGATTGATATATTCCAACCTGTTGATGCTGTCATCTATTCTGTGCTAATCGGATGTGTCTATGCGCTAGCAATTCGAAATGTCTGGGCCATCGTATCGAGTGAGATGAACCCTTCGGCTGCCGCCACCTGGATTCTGATCAATATCTCATTCCCTTTCTTAGGGGTTCCCCTATATTTTTTCTTAGGTCAAAGTAAGCTAAGACTTTATAGCAAGCGACGACGAAAACGCCTTAAAGGCCGTAATCACGATTACCCCCCCCTCACAAGTTATAACAAGATTCATCTTTTAACCTCGGGGCAAGGTACATTCGACGAGATTTTTGCCGAGATCGAGAATGCTAAAGACTACATCCTGATTCAATACTATATCTTTCGAACGGATCGACTGGGTCTTAAGTTTATCGACTTGCTTATCAAGAAAGCTCAGCAAGGTGTGAAGGTCTTCTTCCTTTATGACAACTTGGGATCTTTGGGTCTTACTGGGACCCACACCCGCAATATGAAGCAGAACGGTATTTATGTTGCAAGGTTTCTACCACTTAGGATTCGATTTAACTTTCAAATCAATTTCCGTAATCACCGCAAGATCATTGTTATCGATGGTCACAAAGCATTCATGGGAGGTATGAATGTCGGTGTTGAGTACCTTGGTATCGAAAAGCACTGGCGAGATACCCAGCTCAAAATCGAGGGGCCTGGTTGTGCCCAGTTCAGCCAAACATTCGCGGACGACTGGTCTTTCGCTGCATCACCTAAATATCGAGAACCACTGGACACGGCCCTCGACCATAGGAGTGAACATATTCCTCAAGGCCCTTGTGCGACCAAAGTTTACTCATTTGGCCCAGGGGATGACTTGGATTACGGGCTCTACTTATTTATGAATTTAATTCAAAATGCCAAGGAGAGTATCTACATTGCAACCCCTTACCTAATTCCAGATTTGGTTCTCGAACGTTGCCTAGAACTTGCCATCATAAAAGATATCAAGGTGGTCATCATCGTACCAGAGCGCACAGATTCTATTGTGGTTCAGATCATAAATAATCACTATGTTCGTAGACTTTGTCATCGAGGCGCACAGATTTACCTGTATCAAGCTGGGTTTATGCATCAGAAAGTCGTCTTGGTCGATCAGGAGAAAGCATTGGTTGGCTCTAGCAATTTCGACAACCGTTCCATCTACCTCAACTTTGAAACCAGTGTTCTTGTAGAGAACGAATCATTTAGCCTTGAAGTCTATGAAATGCTAATGAACGATATTTCACGTTCCGAGCAGCTAGAAGTCAATAAGATAAGATTTGTCGAGCGCCACCTTGGGAATATCCTACGCATCGCATCTCCCCTTTTCTAG
- a CDS encoding peroxiredoxin, with protein MGVLVNKPAPDFTAKAVVNKEFKEISLSDYRGKNVLLFFYPLDFTFVCPTELHAFQEKLEDFRSKNTEVLAVSIDSEFSHLAWLNTPKEDGGIEGVTYPVISDIHKTISRDFDVLHEDGVALRGAFLIDSQGLVRQQTINDLPLGRNIDEFLRLVDALAFHEEHGEVCPANWEEGQKGMTTDSAGLKSYFGS; from the coding sequence ATGGGAGTTCTTGTTAACAAACCTGCTCCAGATTTCACAGCTAAAGCCGTTGTCAATAAAGAGTTCAAAGAGATCAGTCTTTCTGACTACCGAGGAAAGAACGTTCTTCTCTTCTTTTACCCACTGGATTTCACCTTCGTTTGCCCAACTGAGTTGCATGCTTTCCAAGAGAAGCTAGAAGACTTCCGTTCTAAGAACACTGAGGTTCTCGCAGTATCTATCGATAGCGAGTTCAGCCACCTAGCATGGCTCAATACTCCTAAAGAAGATGGTGGGATCGAAGGAGTTACATACCCTGTGATTTCAGATATCCATAAGACCATTTCAAGGGATTTCGATGTACTTCACGAAGACGGAGTTGCACTTCGCGGTGCGTTCCTCATCGACTCTCAGGGGCTTGTACGGCAGCAAACCATCAATGATCTGCCTCTTGGCCGTAACATTGACGAATTTCTCCGCCTCGTAGATGCCCTTGCATTCCACGAAGAGCACGGCGAAGTTTGCCCCGCGAACTGGGAAGAAGGCCAAAAAGGAATGACTACTGATTCCGCAGGCCTCAAGTCCTACTTCGGCAGCTAA
- a CDS encoding sensor histidine kinase has product MNLLSILFLISLNSLPLYASIGFQANQGMVNIAPSEIYQFDVVTIRGSWQYMGDLVESDDMDQIRPFQRKFAPVPKVWDDDDQRFASYRLIVHLLHDPDPSIPLAISMSAIPSAYRLYVNGELKAQKGIVGRTSQEETPSLGDLHFSLIPGTQILDIVLQVSSFHHHIGGVTSPLIISKEKSFQQNKNREFALSMLLAGCAMILGLYHMGLFFVGYNNPSIVRLFLIAMAITLRPFIDEDYSILPLFFETIPWRPYHILKVLVFGSIVPLAVDLIRCMRPKTFPLAFQYIILFAFGTAVLATLSAPHPVHTRVFEWLLIFYLLVVITIGIHSAWFDLRFVRGNPMQYLTLAGLVAATFIDYTSFSRQFIDMGRMDLVWSSTILTAVLAIDSLQLASRLSHMSSFATAQEKEIMRLNQQHKEHIKLLDRQIDDAGHRLIQQEKLAAIGHLAAGIAFELNNPMAIIQGYSQNLSKAADQGRLTPNLLDRSRIGITSALDRMKRVIDSLKNVSESTGNPQLQPCSLLEIIHSVLILTKARFNKDGINLKLSNELPDSDDLVVASSAQVCQIVINLLNNAFEALHRVPAQTHREVMIIVWRDQLGATCLAVNDNGPGVEPDLRHRIFDAFYTTKDVGEGTGLGLSTSQSLAQQNGATLELVNLRHPTSFVLTLTQASSS; this is encoded by the coding sequence TTGAATCTTCTAAGTATCCTATTTTTGATATCGCTCAACAGCTTACCCCTATACGCTAGCATAGGATTCCAGGCTAATCAGGGCATGGTTAATATTGCCCCCAGCGAAATCTACCAGTTTGATGTTGTAACGATTCGTGGCTCTTGGCAGTACATGGGCGATTTGGTGGAAAGCGATGATATGGACCAAATCCGTCCCTTCCAACGAAAATTCGCGCCAGTTCCTAAAGTATGGGACGACGATGATCAGCGTTTTGCGAGCTACAGGCTCATCGTCCACCTACTCCATGATCCTGACCCTAGTATTCCCCTTGCGATTTCTATGTCTGCAATTCCATCTGCGTATCGACTATATGTCAACGGTGAACTTAAGGCGCAAAAAGGAATTGTGGGTCGGACCTCCCAGGAAGAGACTCCAAGCCTAGGCGACCTTCATTTCAGTTTAATACCTGGAACCCAGATTCTCGATATTGTTTTACAGGTCTCAAGTTTCCATCACCATATCGGTGGCGTCACCTCACCCCTCATCATTTCAAAGGAGAAAAGCTTTCAACAGAATAAAAATAGGGAGTTTGCACTGTCTATGTTGCTGGCAGGCTGTGCCATGATCCTTGGTTTGTATCATATGGGCCTTTTTTTCGTAGGCTATAACAACCCTAGCATCGTTAGGCTTTTTTTAATTGCTATGGCCATTACTTTGCGCCCCTTTATTGACGAGGACTATAGTATTCTGCCACTGTTTTTCGAAACGATTCCGTGGCGACCCTATCACATACTCAAGGTCTTGGTATTTGGCTCCATTGTACCTTTAGCTGTCGACCTGATTCGCTGTATGCGCCCAAAAACATTTCCCCTAGCATTTCAATATATCATCCTGTTTGCCTTTGGTACTGCTGTTCTTGCAACCCTAAGTGCACCGCACCCTGTTCACACCCGCGTGTTTGAATGGCTCCTTATATTCTATCTTTTGGTTGTCATTACCATTGGCATTCACAGCGCTTGGTTCGACCTTCGCTTTGTGAGGGGAAACCCAATGCAGTACCTAACACTAGCCGGCCTGGTCGCTGCAACATTTATTGACTACACAAGTTTCTCTCGCCAATTTATCGATATGGGGAGAATGGATCTTGTTTGGAGTTCCACTATTTTGACAGCTGTTTTAGCCATCGACAGCCTTCAACTGGCTAGTCGTTTGTCTCATATGTCGAGCTTTGCAACCGCTCAAGAAAAAGAGATCATGCGCCTCAACCAGCAGCACAAAGAGCATATTAAACTCTTGGACCGGCAAATCGATGATGCCGGGCATCGCCTTATCCAGCAGGAGAAGCTCGCAGCTATAGGCCACCTAGCAGCTGGAATCGCTTTCGAGTTGAATAACCCCATGGCTATTATTCAAGGCTATAGCCAAAACTTAAGCAAGGCAGCAGACCAAGGGCGCCTCACACCCAACCTACTCGATCGATCACGAATCGGCATCACCAGCGCCTTGGATCGGATGAAACGGGTCATCGACAGCTTAAAAAATGTTTCTGAGAGTACAGGCAACCCTCAACTGCAACCATGCTCACTCCTTGAAATCATCCATAGCGTCCTGATTCTAACCAAAGCACGTTTTAATAAGGATGGCATTAACCTGAAGCTAAGCAACGAACTCCCGGACAGCGATGATCTGGTTGTGGCCAGCAGCGCACAAGTTTGTCAAATTGTCATTAACCTACTGAACAATGCCTTTGAAGCTTTGCATCGAGTTCCCGCACAAACTCATCGAGAAGTTATGATCATCGTGTGGCGCGATCAGTTGGGAGCTACCTGCCTCGCAGTAAACGACAACGGCCCTGGAGTGGAGCCTGACCTTCGGCATCGCATATTTGATGCCTTTTACACTACCAAAGATGTTGGTGAAGGGACTGGGCTAGGATTGTCCACATCCCAGTCTTTGGCTCAGCAAAATGGTGCGACTTTGGAGCTTGTCAACCTGCGTCACCCAACAAGTTTCGTACTGACTTTAACCCAAGCATCCAGCTCTTGA
- a CDS encoding N-acetylmuramoyl-L-alanine amidase-like domain-containing protein: MLLKSEKEARFYSASLCLLILAQLGLGNDPIRANTAGIALVQASEAFIGAPYSSHQSVLLRPLDKAPQFDCQTLVEATLSRVMSRGQQDYYHHLHQLRYFKKPETEAYRRHFMSSDWLPNLWQKQVLIDETAKLFPKAKTISRRIDKVQWFLKTKEKRDHEAFTKSGLPQTPQARLAFIPISELYHETRETVALFPGSNDPVNLVKARAKLKPLAAKIPTGALLVFVSRNPDRFIEKIGSPLIVGHLGIAVRKDQKLFLRHADLPRDTVIDIPLETFLRSNSHKYQGIHISTYQANANKL, from the coding sequence ATGCTGTTAAAATCAGAGAAAGAAGCCCGGTTCTACAGTGCAAGTCTTTGCTTACTGATTCTAGCTCAGCTCGGTCTTGGCAATGACCCCATTCGTGCAAACACAGCTGGCATCGCCCTTGTTCAAGCCAGTGAGGCCTTCATAGGCGCACCCTACAGCTCTCACCAATCAGTTCTCCTAAGGCCACTGGACAAGGCGCCACAGTTCGACTGCCAAACCCTGGTTGAAGCGACATTAAGTCGCGTCATGAGCCGGGGCCAACAAGACTATTACCATCACCTTCACCAACTTCGTTATTTTAAAAAGCCTGAGACCGAGGCTTATCGCCGCCACTTTATGTCCAGCGACTGGCTGCCGAACCTATGGCAAAAGCAGGTTCTTATAGACGAAACAGCCAAATTGTTCCCGAAAGCAAAAACAATTTCGCGGCGGATTGATAAGGTGCAATGGTTTTTAAAGACTAAGGAAAAGCGCGACCATGAGGCATTTACAAAATCAGGCTTGCCTCAGACTCCCCAGGCAAGGCTAGCATTTATTCCAATTAGCGAGCTTTATCATGAAACCAGGGAAACCGTGGCGCTGTTCCCCGGTAGCAACGATCCGGTGAATTTGGTGAAAGCCAGAGCAAAGCTAAAACCCCTAGCAGCCAAGATTCCAACGGGTGCACTTTTAGTTTTTGTGAGTCGCAACCCCGACCGTTTTATCGAGAAGATTGGAAGTCCTCTTATCGTCGGCCACCTAGGAATCGCTGTTCGCAAAGACCAGAAACTTTTTCTCAGGCATGCTGATCTACCACGAGATACGGTGATTGATATCCCATTGGAAACTTTCTTAAGGTCCAACAGCCATAAATACCAAGGCATTCACATTTCTACCTATCAAGCCAACGCAAACAAGCTCTAA